The Littorina saxatilis isolate snail1 linkage group LG13, US_GU_Lsax_2.0, whole genome shotgun sequence genome contains a region encoding:
- the LOC138946089 gene encoding uncharacterized protein: protein MDEALTSWRLLTPILLMLVCMGRTTTDTSAAKTSTTLDPEEFIENSLNSAHTADAEVTSEEAFLGAHASLRQRGSGISATSEVLSPAEKWLVKETSDIFSASHSSPKTLDLETAEREASLASGLSAAVLDSSTSTSVPFTTDEHSTAKISLSDVLKDLAVVTKTTSGSSRHHSVAKTEPLYSGKDSSISVTAPRLKKFDITSPRGAHYAVLIENFASAKFSDSCRNRCGKRGSDGACWCDGFCAAMRDCCRDFRPFCPYIATTQLPSQ, encoded by the exons ATGGATGAAGCATTGACATCGTGGCGACTACTAACACCTATTTTACTCATGCTGGTCTGCATGGGTCGAACGACGACAGACACGTCTGCAGCAAAGACGTCAACAACACTGGACCCCGAGGAGTTCATTGAAAACAGCCTCAACTCTGCCCACACAGCGGATGCGGAAGTGACGTCAGAAGAAGCTTTTCTCGGTGCGCACGCTTCTCTCAGGCAGAGAGGCAGTGGCATATCCGCCACATCTGAGGTTCTCTCCCCTGCAGAAAAATGGCTTGTAAAAGAAACGTCCGATATCTTTTCGGCTTCGCACTCATCACCAAAGACCTTAGATCTTGAAACAGCGGAGAGGGAAGCTTCTCTCGCCTCTGGCCTTTCTGCTGCTGTCTTGGACTCTTCCACTTCAACCTCTGTTCCTTTCACGACTGACGAACATTCCACAgcaaagatcagcctgtccgaCGTCCTCAAAGACCTCGCTGTCGTCACAAAGACCACCTCAGGTTCAAGCCGTCACCACTCTGTTGCAAAGACTGAGCCTCTGTATTCGGGAAAAGACAGCTCGATTTCAGTGACAGCTCCTCGGCTTAAGAAATTCGACATAACATCACCAAGGGGAGCCCATTACGCTGTTCTGATTGAGAACTTCGCTTCTGCCAAATTCTCAG ACAGCTGTCGTAATCGATGCGGAAAAAGAGGCAGCGATGGAGCGTGTTGGTGTGACGGCTTCTGTGCGGCCATGCGGGACTGCTGCAGGGATTTTCGCCCCTTCTGTCCGTACATCGCAACCACACAGCTGCCGTCTCAGTGA